A segment of the Synechococcus sp. CBW1002 genome:
TCAAGCGCTGGCCCTCCGATGCCACCTTCCTCTACCTGTTCAACAAGGCCCACCTGCAGGAGTTTGGCCAGGTGCTGCAGGCCTGGATGATCAGCCAGGTCCCAAGCGGGGCAACGGGTCTGGATCAGCTGGTGTGTGATGGCAAGACCCTGCGCGGCTCTGCCGTGGAGACAGAAGACGGCAGTCACCGGTTTGTCGCCCAGGTCACGGTGTACGCCCGGGCCCTTGGCGTCGCCCTGGCCCAGACGACCTATGACACCCACGAATCCAGTGAGCGTGCGGCGCTGAAAGAGCTGCTCAGCAGCCTGGATCTCGATGGCGTGTTGATCCAGGCGGATGCCCTGCACACGACGCAGGCGTTTTTCGCTGGTGCCTCTCCCAGGGGGCCGACGTGCTCCTGACCGTCAAATCGAACCAGAAGACCCTCTACCGCCAGATCGGCTGCCAGTTCCAGGGAAAGCGTCACATCCCTTTCACTGCAACAGATCACGAGAAGCGCCACGGGCGCGACACCGTCTGGGAACTGCGAGCCAGAGAGGCACCGGAGCACATCAAAGCCAACTGGCCCGGCAGCGCCTGGATCGTTGAGGTGATCACAGGCACCCTCACCCGCAAGGGCAAGCGCAAGATCAGGCACCACCTGTTCCTCACCAGCGTGCGCACCACGCCACAAGCCCTGCTGCGCCTGATCCGTCAGCGCTGGAGCATTGAGAACGAATGGCACTGGGCCCGTGACGTCCAGCTGGGTGAGGACGCTCATCGCTACGCCAACCGGATCGGGGCCCCGGTGTTCGCCTTCCTGCGAACCATCGTGATGAACTTGCTGCGGCGGGGCGGCTACCGCTCGATCCGCCAAGGCCTGCGGGAGTTGGCCTACGACATCAAGGGAATGCTGGCACTTGGCGGCGTGGCCAGCCGAGGGAGCTTGGGCTGATCACACTTTTAGGCAGCCCTGGCATCAGCAGGCAGTGTGCGCTGCTGGGGCTGCCTCGATCCACGCTGTACTACCGGCCGACACCGGTCCGTGTATCGACGCTGCGGATCATGGCCAGGATCGATGCTCTCTACCTGGAGGATCCCTGCAGCGGCAGCCGCCGGATGGTGGACTATCTGGCCCAAGATGGTATCCCGATCAGCCGAGATCGAGTGCGAAACCTCATGCGGCGCATGGGATTACGGGCGATCTACCAGAAGCCCCGGACGACGGTTCCAGGTGATCCGTCCGTGCGGTTCCCCTGCCTGGTGGACCTCACGCAGGTCACGTCGGTGGATCAGGTCTGGGCGACCGACATCACCTACATCCCTCTGCAGAAAGGGTTCCTCTATCTGGTGGCGATCATGGATCTCCATTCCAGGCATGTGCTCAGCTGGAGGCTCTCCAACAGCCTTGACACGAAGTTCTGTCTGGAGGCCCTGGAGATGGCCTTGGGAGGCGGCCGTAGGCCAGAGATCTTCCACTCCGATCAAGGCTGTCAGTTCACGTCCGCTGACTTTGTGGCCAGACTCAAAGGGGAGCGGATCCAGATCAGCTGGTCCGGCAGAAAGCGGTGCTACGACAACATCCTTGTTGAACGGCTGTGGAGGACTGTCAAGTACGAGGAGGTCTACCTACGGGCATACAGCGATGGCTGGGACGCTGAAATCAGCCTGGCCCGCTTCCTGTGGCGGTATTGCCATGTAAGACCTCACAGTTCCCTTGGAGGCAAAACTCCCCACGCGGTCTACACTGAGGCCGAACCATGTTCCACCCGTCCTGGGTTAACGATGTCAGGGGCCGGAACTGTCCAATAAAAGGCACCCACCTCAATTCTCGGGATCAAGTGTGCCGCCAAATGGCAGGTGGAACTCCTTGATTGAGATCTGACCGTTATTGTGCCTCCGGTACATATGGAACGATCAGGAGTAAAGGCAATCACGGATTGCCTGATTCACGGCCACTTTAGCGGTTTCTCATGCTTGAGACCAGCTGCGGCGCAATGGATCTGGATTGTTCAGGAGTCCCTCTATATTGCAATGATGTGACGTCCGACTATTCAGGCCTAACAGATGAGCCTTGCTTTCGCAGGAGAGTCCTTGATAGCCAGGATTCTTCGGCTTGTGCCAATGAATCTAGTTGTATACACACGCTGATGCTATAAATGGATGTGTGTAAGGCGTCCAGCATTGTTTAGGCTCTGAAGATTCAGCAATTAGCGTACATTCTATAACTGGCACACGCACGCATTGCGTTCTCGTGTTTGAGCCACAGAAATGCTTCGCGAAGCAATAAAGGAAAGCAAAATAAACCTATCCTGGCACTTTCAAGCGGATAGCCGTCCTCGATTGATGGGAGAGATTTCTGGTGTGAGTGGGAATACCTCACCCGTAATCTATTTAAGTGCTCATATGTCAACAATCAAACTATAGAGTCATAGTAGTATTCGATCCATTTGGAATTCACAGATGAAGCAAGGGTGAGCACCTTGTTGGTCCCAGAATGTAAGCCTCGAATGCTGAAAGCATGTAGGGACTCCTGAAAAAGATTCTCGGCCCATCGGCGCCGGATTCGTCCGTTTGCTTCGCGTTAATCAGGCTGGCAAGCGCGGTGACATCAAGTCGGCCAGATCTCAAAAGCCTGGCCTGCAGATGCCCTCAGGCGCTCTGATCGCTGACCAGGCCATAAAAAAGCTGTAGATCCACCCAAAAAGAAGGACAAAAAAGAGGCGCAGCAGCCTCAAGACCTTTTCCGCGCACATCACGACAAAGGCCATCGAGATGGAGGATTCGGCACCAGCTGGTAGACGAGCCATGATCAGATCCAGGGAATACTTGCGCTTTCCAGAGCCAAAGACGCCTTCCACTTCATTGCGTCGAGCTTGATCAGATCGGAGCTGGTGCTTGTGTGCAGTGGTGACATCAGGATCCTTGGGCGGGCGACCCAATCGCTTGCCGGAGAGGCGAATACCGTTCCTCGTGCAGAAATGCCTATTCTTGGCCGTGATATAAATCCGGTCGGCGCAGATTCGCTCTGGGTAAGATCCTGTATCCAGCTTGTATTTTTCCGCCTGAGCGATAAGGTCTTCTCCTTCGTTGTAGGGGTTCCAGCTTATGCGGTGCAAGAACGGAAAGCCGTTTTGAACCGAAACACTGATTTTGGCTCCAAACTCCACCGCAGCACGTGCTTTGCCTCGCACCATTGGGCGGATATGGGTCTGCACAAGATTCACCAGGCGGTCTGGAATGCTGTTGGTCTGAGAGGCGAGCAGAAGGCCCTGTTGCCGCTCCAACTCGCTGCAGGCCAACAACTTCTGCCACCAATGCCTCTTAAGCTCGGAAAGCCTTGCCCCGCAGCCGATCAGAGCATCAATGGCCTTGAGATTCTGCCGCACATAGCCAAGCTGATGTTTAATGGCAGCCTTCACTTTGCGGCGACGTGGTCGTTTTTGCTTCGCCACTCTCAGGAAATGAGCACGAGCAAGGCCACGGTCGTAGCGAGGTCGATGTCTCCTGAATCCCGATGACTGACTGCACAGATCATCAATGACTCGCTCGGTCGTTGTGCGAGCCTCGTTGAGGAGCTTGAGGTCTCTGGGATAGGTGATGTCGGCTGGAGTGCAACTGGCATCAATCGTGAGAGTGCCCCAATTCTTTCCTTCTGGCCAGTCAGCAGGCTTGATCAACGCATCAAGTTCTAGCTGAGCGCCTCCTCCACTGGAATCACGATCATCATGGTCGTCATCGTCTGCTGCCTGAGCAAGTGCTTCCAGAAGGATCTCTTTGCCGCGCTGCACCACCAGCTCGTTGATAAGGCGCAGATCCTCGTCAGAGAAACGCTTGCGAAAGTGCACCATCATCGAGGCATCAAACGGTGCCTTGGCTGTGTAGCCCGCAAAGCCGAGAAAGAACTGAATATAGGCGTTCTCTCTGATCTGATGGACTGTCTCTTCGTCGGTGAGCCCTAACTTCTGTTTGATGTAGAGAGCACCAAAGGCCATTCTCACTGATTTGGCTGGAGCGCCAATTGTGGCGCTGAATTGAGGGGCATAGGTTTCTTCCAGCTCATCCCATGGGATCAGCCCCTCCAGTTGAACCCAGCGATTCTCGGGATCAAGTGTGCCGCCAAATGGCAGGTGGAACTCCTTGATTGAGATCTGACCGTTATTGTGCCTCCGGTACATATGGAACGATCAGGAGTAAAGGCAATCACGGATTGCCTGATTCACGGCCACTTTAGCGGTTTCTCATGCTTGAGACCAGCTGCGGCGCAATGGATCTGGATTGTTCAGGAGTCCCCATGTACGCGGTAGTCGAAGTGCATCATTCAATAGGCTGCAGCCCAGAGAATCGACATTGCAACAAATGACTGACGGCCCACCAATTGCGATTGATAGTAACAGTATGGAGAGATGACAATCATACAGTATTTCGTTGCACTTGGGTTACAATAGAGTGCATATAAATGCATATTTCGATGGCAATGAGCTCCCTGTCTCAATACTAACAAAGCACAGATAATCATTTTATCCAATCTATGGCAAGCATTATTCAGAGATAAGAACTCCTATATCACGGCGGGCCTCTAACTCCGTCGACTGCAGGCTGATAGAATTCTAAGGATGTGATGCAAGTATCCAGGCATATTGGAGCTCTCTGGAGAGGTAATGGTTTGATCGGAACCTAATACTGCTGCTTCGGTTTGGAGTCTAGAAATGCCGGCACTCTCCATTGGTTGGCTCTGACCTAGTTGGATTACTGAAAGGTGTAATGTTTAGATCTCGCCGTAACTCTGCAATAGGTCTGTCCCAATAGTCCTCAAACTTGTAGGCATAGATTGAACCTGTACTGCACATACGCGCTTGCATTCCCATTGAAATACCTGCTGCTGTTGCAAGCAGGATGTCATCAAACGCACAGTAGTCTTTGCATCTAAGCGAATGTAACAGGCCACCAAAAGCTAGTATTGCTCCAAAGAAGCTTCGTATGTGTGACATATTAAAGCTGGCGACCCCAGCTTCCGATGCGAGATCAGTTCGTGCAAAACCAAGAATCACATGCATCATGTCATGAACATGCCTAAGCCGATGTGTTATATAGTCAATTTCGCTATCAACTTGACCAAGCTCATCAATTGCCGCTGGATCAAGACCGTTTTCAGAAATGAAAGTAGCGTACTGCCTTCCAAAGGTTTCATCACCTAACTGAAGCAACTCATCTACGTCCACTTCAGGATACGTCCATCGCTCACTGGCCATTGATTTTACACCGGGGTTAGAAAGTAATTGCTGAAAGTACTGCAATGATATCTCGCTATCTTTTAGACCTTCATACATTCGTATTATGCTTGTAGTATCTGAAGGGTTGCCTATGAATGATAGAAAAGCTCTGCACGTCCTAAATAATGCAATCAGGTTTGTCAAAGTAGTACTAGCCGAGCTTCAACCCATTCTAGCAGTAATACATGGGCTAACAACAGGTGTTGGACGCCATCAAGATGGGTAGTGGCTTTTGGGATTCCAACCATTGTGCTAGAGCGACATTATGCGGTGGTCAGCATTGAGCACGGGCATTTGTGCTGTCTAGCTCGACAGATATATGTAAGCACTCACTTATAGGGATCCTCTCGGCAGCCAGCAATGTCACTATCGTTACGGGCCAGCTCCAGATGTTACTCTCAGCTCGGTTATGGATTCTTGGCAGACTGTTGATATACAAGATCTAAACCTTGCTTGGATCTTCTGACCTGAATATTGGCATTGGGTGCAGTTAGAGGAACCATGCCGACGTTGATCCTTCCAGTGTGAACGAGAGAGTGCAGCTTACCACAAAACGCAACAGGTAAGAATTGCCATGAAATGAAATCCTAATACAACCTTGAGAGAGGTAATCTATGTAGACCGTGAGCAAGGAGGAGCTTTCAATGGCCTGACAGCAATACAAGCAAATGCGTGGAAAATATGACTTCATAGAGCAACTGACTAATATCACCGAATTACAACTGAGAACTCGTAGCATCCAATTTCAAGCCTGATCTTAGTCCCATTCGAATCAGCAGTGGCTGCAACAAGAGATCCAAAAGAACCACGATATACAGCATCGCAAGGATTTGCTCACCCAACTGATTGGCAATCGTGGCTGTCACACCACTGATATGCGGGAGCTCTTCAGTCAATGACAGCGCCATTGCTAAAGGTACTGCAGCCCGCAATCCAAAACCGGCAACTACGAAGCGATCGGGCCATGAGAATACTTTGGAAGGTAGCAGCACGGTAAGCGTCAGCAGTCGTGCAATGGGAACCACAATCGCAAGGAGAAAGCCAAGCGGCAACACCGAAACAATCGCCTCAGGTCTGACTAAGAAACCGAGCAAAAGTAGAACAGTGATTTCGGCGGCAGTATTAAAGGGATGCATCACCCTTCCTAGAGCCTGCTGCTCAAAACGATTGATTCGATAACGACCATTTGAGAGCATTACACCAGCCACAAATACCGCCACTAGTCCCCCGCCTCCGAGGATCTGACCTAAGCCATAACTAACGAAGGCAAGCGCAACTGCAACCAACAACAACATCGGCTCAGAACGCACAATCGCATCGATGAATCGCGGTGCTAATGCACCGACCAACAAGCCAGCAAGCAGACCGGCGACTACATGAAGGCCAACAGCTCCAAACTGATCCATCGCGCCAATTGCCAAGAGCCCTTGAACGGCATGGTGATCCCCATGTGATTGGTCTTTCAGCAAACCAGCCAGGAATCCAAAGCCCAGCAAGGTAACGATGGTGCTCACCGCAACTTCAAATTGCAAAAGATGAGTCAAGCGTGCACGAATGGGATGAGCCAACGCCACAAACAGATCGTCGATCGCTCCGCTGTCGGTTGCTCCAAGGCATGTCATCGCAAGCACGGCAACGGCTGGGGGCAAGCCAGGGGCCAACAACGGGGTTAACATCAGTAGCGTTAAGGCGGTGATAGCAACAGTCAGCGCGACGCCACCACAACCAAGCGCGAGACCAGTACTGGCTTGACCGCGGATCCGGCGCAGGTCGGTCTTCAGA
Coding sequences within it:
- a CDS encoding ISAs1 family transposase produces the protein MPETRSTGVDQPAPDDLISFLKAIPDGRYRRGVRYPQWFLLLVAVLGILSGCRSSRDLEAFARRHREALNQALGLNFKRWPSDATFLYLFNKAHLQEFGQVLQAWMISQVPSGATGLDQLVCDGKTLRGSAVETEDGSHRFVAQVTVYARALGVALAQTTYDTHESSERAALKELLSSLDLDGVLIQADALHTTQAFFAGASPRGPTCS
- a CDS encoding ISAs1 family transposase encodes the protein MLLTVKSNQKTLYRQIGCQFQGKRHIPFTATDHEKRHGRDTVWELRAREAPEHIKANWPGSAWIVEVITGTLTRKGKRKIRHHLFLTSVRTTPQALLRLIRQRWSIENEWHWARDVQLGEDAHRYANRIGAPVFAFLRTIVMNLLRRGGYRSIRQGLRELAYDIKGMLALGGVASRGSLG
- a CDS encoding IS3 family transposase, whose protein sequence is MYYRPTPVRVSTLRIMARIDALYLEDPCSGSRRMVDYLAQDGIPISRDRVRNLMRRMGLRAIYQKPRTTVPGDPSVRFPCLVDLTQVTSVDQVWATDITYIPLQKGFLYLVAIMDLHSRHVLSWRLSNSLDTKFCLEALEMALGGGRRPEIFHSDQGCQFTSADFVARLKGERIQISWSGRKRCYDNILVERLWRTVKYEEVYLRAYSDGWDAEISLARFLWRYCHVRPHSSLGGKTPHAVYTEAEPCSTRPGLTMSGAGTVQ
- a CDS encoding IS5 family transposase, which translates into the protein MYRRHNNGQISIKEFHLPFGGTLDPENRWVQLEGLIPWDELEETYAPQFSATIGAPAKSVRMAFGALYIKQKLGLTDEETVHQIRENAYIQFFLGFAGYTAKAPFDASMMVHFRKRFSDEDLRLINELVVQRGKEILLEALAQAADDDDHDDRDSSGGGAQLELDALIKPADWPEGKNWGTLTIDASCTPADITYPRDLKLLNEARTTTERVIDDLCSQSSGFRRHRPRYDRGLARAHFLRVAKQKRPRRRKVKAAIKHQLGYVRQNLKAIDALIGCGARLSELKRHWWQKLLACSELERQQGLLLASQTNSIPDRLVNLVQTHIRPMVRGKARAAVEFGAKISVSVQNGFPFLHRISWNPYNEGEDLIAQAEKYKLDTGSYPERICADRIYITAKNRHFCTRNGIRLSGKRLGRPPKDPDVTTAHKHQLRSDQARRNEVEGVFGSGKRKYSLDLIMARLPAGAESSISMAFVVMCAEKVLRLLRLFFVLLFGWIYSFFMAWSAIRAPEGICRPGF
- a CDS encoding Coq4 family protein: MYEGLKDSEISLQYFQQLLSNPGVKSMASERWTYPEVDVDELLQLGDETFGRQYATFISENGLDPAAIDELGQVDSEIDYITHRLRHVHDMMHVILGFARTDLASEAGVASFNMSHIRSFFGAILAFGGLLHSLRCKDYCAFDDILLATAAGISMGMQARMCSTGSIYAYKFEDYWDRPIAELRRDLNITPFSNPTRSEPTNGECRHF
- a CDS encoding cation:proton antiporter — translated: MHYKFLLATTASSPHLQGTLLPRGFFLGLGAIYMLALAVDRLAANLRLPGAAAILLLGLVIPSDWLTQSQWLDAVHVETLHRVSLALLIFYAGLKTDLRRIRGQASTGLALGCGGVALTVAITALTLLMLTPLLAPGLPPAVAVLAMTCLGATDSGAIDDLFVALAHPIRARLTHLLQFEVAVSTIVTLLGFGFLAGLLKDQSHGDHHAVQGLLAIGAMDQFGAVGLHVVAGLLAGLLVGALAPRFIDAIVRSEPMLLLVAVALAFVSYGLGQILGGGGLVAVFVAGVMLSNGRYRINRFEQQALGRVMHPFNTAAEITVLLLLGFLVRPEAIVSVLPLGFLLAIVVPIARLLTLTVLLPSKVFSWPDRFVVAGFGLRAAVPLAMALSLTEELPHISGVTATIANQLGEQILAMLYIVVLLDLLLQPLLIRMGLRSGLKLDATSSQL